One genomic region from Nitrososphaerota archaeon encodes:
- a CDS encoding 30S ribosomal protein S27e, with protein MRKERIAIPKPRSSFLVVKCPKCENEQVVYSMSNSTVNCKICETPIAENSGGKVNIQGIILRRLD; from the coding sequence TTGAGAAAAGAGAGAATTGCCATTCCAAAGCCGCGAAGCAGCTTCTTAGTAGTGAAATGCCCGAAGTGCGAAAACGAGCAGGTTGTCTACTCGATGTCAAACAGCACTGTCAACTGTAAAATCTGTGAAACACCGATCGCAGAGAACAGCGGCGGAAAAGTAAACATTCAAGGCATAATCCTTAGAAGACTCGACTAA
- the topA gene encoding DNA topoisomerase I, producing MDYHYSAAEPPYTLVICEKPDAAQRIADALKEGDLKQSSYGRVKTFTLTYRGRRYVICSALGHLYSIGDPSQKRHIYPVFDVEWFPAYKMDKKRSYTAQRIETIHRLAAGADSFINACDFDLEGETIGYNILKYACGEKQSNAFRAKFSTLTEEELREAFQTASRGLGEGLAQAGRTRHAVDFIFGINLSRALSESYYASNKRYRVVTIGRVQGPTLSYAVQREIEIRTFVTTPFWTITAELDKNGTVITAEYEKRRIAQLAEVNQITEACRGKTGTVSNITRSRFQQPPPTPFDIGDLQKEVYRIFGYSPSQTLKIAERLYLDALISYPRTSSQKLPPSINYRKILSGLQRNREYTREAEEVSRGRLQPHEGAKTDPAHPAIYPTGELPRRTLTSTEKQLYDLVVRRFLAVFSEYALREGVSATINIAGYLFKIYGRITLREGWLKYYRKYTGTEDRATPNLAEGEELPVLSVIPKEKFDQPPPRYNQSSLLEKMEAEEIGTKATRADIIKTLYDRGYLAERSIIATDLAFSVVELMAKHSPRIISTEMTRGIEEHLRQIEQGEIDEEQVIQEAVDQLYESLTTIKDAEEEIGVEMTEAITKTVREMNSLGPCPKCKTGTLHVIRSKKTHKRFVGCSNYQQGGCNASAPLPQKGTLTIPGKSCPTCGWPIVYVRFGRYPWRLCINMNCPTKEKEKEKKENETPRKMPTMRKRSSNSRSSRSS from the coding sequence ATGGATTATCACTACTCTGCTGCTGAGCCGCCTTATACGCTGGTGATCTGCGAAAAACCGGATGCTGCGCAACGCATAGCTGATGCTCTAAAGGAGGGCGATTTGAAGCAGAGCAGCTACGGCAGAGTAAAGACCTTCACACTCACCTACAGAGGAAGACGCTACGTGATATGCTCCGCGCTAGGCCACCTGTACAGCATAGGTGACCCCTCTCAGAAACGCCACATATACCCCGTGTTTGACGTAGAGTGGTTCCCCGCATACAAGATGGATAAGAAGAGAAGCTACACCGCCCAGCGGATAGAAACAATCCATAGACTAGCAGCTGGAGCGGACTCCTTCATCAACGCCTGCGACTTCGATTTAGAAGGCGAAACAATCGGATACAACATCTTGAAGTACGCCTGCGGCGAGAAGCAGAGCAACGCATTCAGAGCCAAATTCTCCACCCTCACCGAGGAGGAGCTAAGAGAAGCATTCCAGACAGCTTCACGCGGCTTAGGCGAAGGATTAGCTCAAGCAGGCAGAACGAGACACGCCGTGGACTTCATCTTCGGCATAAACCTGTCAAGAGCACTCTCCGAGTCTTACTACGCCTCCAACAAGCGTTACCGTGTCGTCACAATAGGTCGTGTGCAGGGACCAACACTCTCCTACGCGGTGCAGCGGGAAATCGAGATACGAACCTTCGTCACAACACCCTTCTGGACAATCACAGCAGAGCTGGACAAGAACGGCACCGTCATAACCGCGGAGTACGAGAAGAGACGCATCGCACAGCTAGCGGAGGTTAACCAGATAACTGAGGCCTGTCGAGGAAAGACCGGTACAGTCAGCAACATAACTCGATCACGTTTCCAGCAGCCCCCACCCACCCCCTTCGACATCGGGGATCTGCAGAAAGAGGTCTACCGCATCTTCGGCTACTCCCCAAGCCAAACACTCAAAATCGCCGAGCGACTCTACTTGGACGCACTCATCTCCTATCCACGCACCTCAAGCCAGAAGCTCCCACCGTCAATCAACTACCGGAAAATCCTCTCAGGGCTACAGCGAAACCGGGAGTACACCAGAGAAGCTGAAGAGGTATCAAGAGGCAGACTCCAACCGCATGAAGGCGCTAAAACAGACCCAGCGCACCCAGCCATCTACCCAACCGGCGAGCTCCCCAGAAGAACCCTAACCTCAACTGAGAAGCAGCTCTACGACCTAGTTGTCAGAAGGTTCCTAGCGGTCTTCAGCGAATACGCGCTCAGGGAAGGAGTATCCGCAACAATCAACATCGCAGGCTACCTCTTCAAAATCTACGGACGCATCACTTTGAGAGAGGGCTGGCTGAAGTATTACCGCAAATACACAGGAACAGAGGACAGAGCAACCCCGAATCTCGCCGAAGGCGAGGAGCTCCCAGTCCTCAGCGTGATACCTAAAGAGAAGTTTGATCAGCCGCCGCCCAGATACAACCAGAGCAGCCTACTTGAGAAGATGGAGGCCGAAGAGATAGGAACCAAGGCGACTCGGGCGGACATCATCAAAACACTTTACGACCGAGGCTACCTAGCTGAACGCAGCATCATAGCCACCGACCTAGCCTTCTCAGTCGTCGAGCTAATGGCGAAACACAGCCCCCGCATCATCTCAACAGAGATGACACGAGGAATTGAGGAGCATCTAAGACAGATAGAGCAGGGCGAAATCGACGAGGAGCAGGTCATCCAAGAAGCAGTGGACCAACTCTACGAGTCGCTGACAACAATCAAAGACGCTGAAGAAGAGATAGGCGTAGAGATGACCGAAGCCATAACAAAAACGGTCCGGGAAATGAACAGCCTCGGCCCCTGCCCGAAGTGCAAAACAGGAACCTTACACGTCATCCGCTCAAAGAAAACCCATAAACGATTCGTCGGCTGCAGCAACTACCAGCAAGGAGGATGCAACGCCTCAGCACCACTACCTCAGAAAGGCACCTTAACCATACCCGGAAAAAGCTGCCCCACCTGCGGATGGCCCATCGTCTACGTCCGGTTCGGACGATACCCTTGGCGACTATGCATCAACATGAACTGCCCAACAAAAGAAAAGGAGAAGGAGAAAAAAGAGAATGAAACCCCGCGCAAAATGCCCACTATGCGGAAGAGAAGCAGCAACAGTAGAAGCAGCAGAAGCAGCTGA
- a CDS encoding TIGR00725 family protein produces the protein MKQITVIGSADQTSSEIEEMAEEIGRGIARRGAVLISGGRSGVMEASCRGAKAEGGLVVGILPKSKEQANRYVDVAIVTDMGDARNVLNVRSADAVIAVCGGAGTLSEIGLALKADRKVIALKQSGGVSEMLAGETIAGKTILAAESVEDALKLAFE, from the coding sequence TTGAAGCAGATAACGGTGATAGGGAGTGCAGATCAGACTTCCTCCGAGATTGAGGAGATGGCTGAGGAGATAGGGCGTGGGATTGCGCGTCGAGGTGCTGTGCTGATCAGTGGAGGAAGATCAGGTGTAATGGAGGCTTCTTGCCGCGGCGCTAAGGCTGAGGGTGGTCTTGTAGTCGGGATTCTCCCGAAGAGTAAGGAGCAGGCTAACCGTTACGTCGATGTAGCCATTGTCACGGATATGGGTGATGCTCGCAATGTTTTGAATGTGAGATCCGCTGACGCGGTTATCGCTGTGTGCGGCGGCGCGGGTACCCTTTCAGAGATTGGGTTGGCGTTGAAGGCTGATAGGAAGGTTATCGCTTTGAAGCAGTCAGGCGGGGTCTCAGAGATGCTTGCCGGTGAAACTATCGCTGGTAAAACTATACTCGCGGCTGAAAGTGTTGAGGATGCGTTGAAACTAGCCTTCGAGTAA
- a CDS encoding RNA-protein complex protein Nop10, producing the protein MKPIMRKCRVCGHYTLEMKCPKCGGETITVHPPKFSPDDKYARYRIQERYQQTPQESKEE; encoded by the coding sequence ATGAAGCCAATTATGCGTAAATGTCGCGTCTGCGGCCACTACACTCTTGAGATGAAGTGCCCTAAATGCGGCGGCGAAACCATCACGGTTCACCCCCCTAAATTCTCACCAGACGACAAATACGCACGGTACCGTATACAAGAACGCTACCAGCAAACCCCCCAAGAATCCAAAGAAGAATAG
- a CDS encoding NUDIX domain-containing protein, protein MEPKQVVTSFLQHEEKILILKRSEKVGTHQGRWAGISGYLEKREEPLKRALTEIKEEVDLSADQVELIRVGEPIGIPDAENGVFWVVHPHLFKAGSVELKTDWEHTEHRWIEPDELVKYHTVPALNETLQKVLPTPLEKIIPNPEVLGQIRDIESDRTHGASFLAAEAVQTLVKAFEAEDESVDFDLFLARFKMLAERLMGLRPSMAPFNNLVGELLAKTVKRAETTRSIGELKTFVGDEANRVIEAAEEERRVIAKKAAETISQYVPENGKILIHSYSSTVLDALKQAYEKGRGFEVIVTESRPLFEGRTTAKELADYGMPVMLVTDAASPYFATGVDMVLLGADSLFADGSVVNKAGTYSIVLAAAYHGAPVYVLAGLSKVNLRSFFSHVLLEEKDTREVWENAPENITVRNLYFDLTPKFFINGIITEIQTLRPDELLRVCQEIVKERYII, encoded by the coding sequence TTGGAGCCTAAGCAGGTTGTAACCTCGTTTCTTCAACATGAAGAGAAAATACTGATTCTGAAGCGTAGCGAGAAGGTCGGTACCCATCAGGGGCGGTGGGCGGGGATCAGCGGGTACCTTGAGAAGAGGGAGGAGCCTTTGAAACGGGCTTTGACTGAGATTAAGGAGGAGGTTGATCTATCTGCGGATCAGGTTGAGCTCATCAGGGTAGGTGAGCCTATCGGTATCCCGGATGCTGAGAACGGCGTTTTCTGGGTTGTCCATCCTCACCTGTTCAAGGCTGGAAGTGTCGAGTTGAAGACCGACTGGGAGCACACGGAGCACAGGTGGATTGAGCCTGATGAGCTGGTGAAGTACCACACCGTGCCGGCGCTCAACGAAACTCTGCAGAAGGTGCTGCCGACACCTCTTGAAAAAATAATTCCGAACCCGGAGGTTCTGGGGCAAATCAGAGATATTGAGTCTGACAGGACTCACGGAGCGTCCTTCCTCGCAGCTGAGGCGGTTCAAACACTGGTCAAAGCCTTTGAGGCTGAGGATGAGTCCGTAGATTTTGATTTGTTTCTGGCGCGTTTCAAAATGCTTGCGGAGCGGTTGATGGGGCTGCGGCCAAGCATGGCTCCGTTCAACAACTTGGTGGGTGAGCTTCTCGCTAAGACGGTGAAGAGGGCTGAGACCACCCGGAGCATCGGGGAGTTGAAGACGTTTGTCGGAGACGAGGCTAACCGTGTCATCGAGGCTGCTGAGGAGGAGAGAAGAGTGATTGCGAAGAAGGCCGCTGAGACTATTTCTCAATACGTTCCTGAGAACGGGAAAATCCTGATCCACAGCTACAGCTCAACGGTTCTTGACGCTTTGAAGCAGGCTTACGAAAAGGGACGCGGATTCGAGGTGATTGTGACCGAGTCGAGACCTCTCTTCGAAGGTAGAACTACCGCCAAGGAGCTGGCTGATTACGGGATGCCGGTTATGCTGGTGACTGACGCGGCTTCACCTTACTTCGCTACAGGTGTGGATATGGTGCTTCTGGGGGCTGACAGTCTCTTCGCCGACGGCTCTGTGGTTAACAAGGCGGGAACCTACTCGATTGTGCTTGCAGCGGCTTATCACGGAGCACCGGTTTACGTTTTAGCTGGGCTCAGCAAGGTCAATCTTAGAAGCTTCTTTTCGCATGTGCTGCTGGAGGAGAAGGATACTCGGGAGGTTTGGGAAAACGCTCCGGAAAACATCACTGTCCGCAACCTGTACTTCGATTTAACCCCCAAGTTCTTCATAAACGGGATTATCACCGAGATCCAGACATTACGGCCTGATGAGCTGCTCCGCGTCTGCCAAGAAATCGTTAAGGAACGCTACATCATCTAA
- a CDS encoding PQQ-binding-like beta-propeller repeat protein has product MSLTRHYRVAILSVLVILVFSTFIPALVYAAPQGSSEKDWQYTDGNSWAWNYSPETQINKNNVQNLEVKWVFPIGTKASAPAALPTANLGEGSTTPPIVKDGTVFITTKYLKTYAIDAKTGAQKWVHDYKVDYKTIAEKLKISMSLVLSHLHGTRYWAGGDAIINTGIVCDFYGVDAKTGSEKFRVNDLCKDVPGNIYSYKPSPSQQNNIGTYDKGRQFIYVLPGNMHGGHGSLYYGDARHVTMGISMDNYQVQWRIYSYPPQDVPTKDWALQECSIGYFQTYPCTDVAAKNQAQLEWDWAMPGEKPSPYGGVTANWGQPVVDEDTGILYTNTGNQGPYTNMTLTPGPRLYGSTIMAIDMNAGKRIWWLQPFPHDPYDYDCNWSGILADVPTLGKVYMKGCKEGILYVMDAATGKPKYTVDVINDQVKWGQVSAAAATEVSKGGIKHHKSDPFSTDLREWRFISDGKYCGLPCPIYPTFGNGLFATDMSYDPQTSTLYHYALGAMANMIGEFPYVEGKALNAFQTPAQSNVTLVARDAATGKVKWTYFYGLSGQRAHMVVTPDLLFTGFNDGIMRFFDKNTGKVIFEKPLGAGISVGVTTGQDSDGKQKIFAIPGSSVVVALGLADKTSEVKTTTVTSTAATTQTVTTTQTAQTQTTTVTSSAPAKTTTVVSSVTQTTGLPSEVTYAAVGIAVIAIIAAAVLVMRKK; this is encoded by the coding sequence ATGTCACTTACTAGACATTATAGAGTAGCAATACTCTCCGTACTCGTAATTCTAGTATTCAGCACATTCATACCAGCACTAGTGTACGCAGCACCCCAAGGCAGTTCTGAAAAGGATTGGCAATACACTGACGGCAACTCTTGGGCATGGAACTACAGCCCAGAGACTCAGATCAACAAGAACAATGTGCAGAATCTAGAGGTAAAGTGGGTCTTCCCAATAGGCACCAAAGCAAGTGCCCCCGCGGCACTGCCAACTGCAAACTTAGGTGAAGGCTCAACCACACCACCAATAGTAAAGGATGGAACGGTCTTTATCACAACAAAGTACCTAAAGACCTACGCCATAGACGCGAAAACCGGCGCTCAGAAATGGGTGCATGACTACAAAGTCGACTACAAAACAATTGCAGAAAAACTGAAGATCTCAATGAGTCTCGTCCTATCCCACCTTCACGGCACACGATACTGGGCGGGTGGAGACGCGATAATTAACACAGGAATAGTCTGCGACTTCTACGGCGTAGACGCCAAAACCGGTAGTGAAAAGTTCCGAGTTAACGATCTCTGCAAAGACGTACCCGGAAACATCTACAGCTACAAACCATCTCCTTCACAGCAAAACAACATAGGTACGTATGACAAAGGTCGTCAATTCATCTACGTGCTGCCTGGAAACATGCATGGCGGACACGGCTCACTATACTACGGTGATGCAAGACACGTTACCATGGGCATCAGCATGGATAATTACCAAGTACAATGGCGCATCTACAGCTACCCACCTCAAGACGTCCCAACTAAAGACTGGGCTCTGCAAGAGTGCAGCATCGGATATTTCCAAACCTACCCCTGCACAGATGTAGCAGCAAAGAACCAAGCCCAACTCGAATGGGACTGGGCAATGCCCGGTGAAAAACCAAGCCCCTACGGCGGAGTCACAGCTAACTGGGGACAACCAGTAGTTGACGAAGACACAGGCATCCTATACACCAACACAGGCAACCAAGGACCATACACAAACATGACGCTCACACCCGGACCACGTCTCTACGGGTCAACCATCATGGCTATTGACATGAACGCAGGCAAACGCATATGGTGGCTACAACCCTTCCCGCACGACCCATACGACTATGACTGCAACTGGAGCGGCATCCTCGCTGATGTCCCGACTCTAGGCAAGGTCTACATGAAGGGATGCAAGGAAGGTATCTTGTACGTGATGGATGCGGCCACAGGCAAGCCGAAGTATACAGTGGATGTAATCAATGATCAGGTGAAGTGGGGACAGGTAAGTGCAGCTGCAGCTACCGAGGTAAGCAAAGGTGGCATAAAGCACCACAAATCTGATCCGTTCAGCACGGACCTAAGAGAATGGAGGTTCATCTCAGATGGAAAGTACTGTGGATTGCCTTGCCCAATATATCCAACATTCGGCAACGGACTCTTCGCCACCGACATGTCATACGATCCACAAACAAGCACATTATACCACTACGCACTAGGCGCAATGGCGAACATGATTGGAGAATTCCCGTATGTAGAAGGAAAGGCTCTAAACGCGTTCCAAACACCTGCTCAGTCTAACGTCACGCTAGTCGCTAGAGATGCAGCTACCGGTAAGGTCAAGTGGACCTACTTCTACGGACTCTCCGGTCAACGCGCCCACATGGTGGTGACACCAGACCTACTCTTCACAGGCTTCAACGACGGCATTATGAGGTTCTTCGACAAGAACACAGGTAAAGTGATATTCGAAAAGCCTCTAGGCGCAGGAATCTCAGTGGGAGTCACAACAGGTCAGGACTCAGATGGCAAACAAAAGATATTCGCGATACCCGGCAGCTCAGTTGTAGTAGCCCTCGGTCTCGCTGATAAAACCAGTGAAGTCAAAACCACAACAGTCACTTCCACAGCAGCTACTACTCAGACAGTCACAACAACACAAACAGCTCAAACACAAACAACCACAGTCACCTCAAGTGCACCGGCTAAAACCACGACAGTGGTTTCATCAGTCACACAGACAACCGGATTACCTTCAGAAGTCACCTACGCAGCAGTCGGTATAGCTGTAATAGCTATCATCGCAGCAGCAGTACTAGTGATGCGTAAGAAGTAG
- a CDS encoding NUDIX domain-containing protein, protein MSPSSPQRYPEPTVGALIVNDSGEILLVQSYKWNNFWSVPGGHIELGERAEEAVKREVKEEVGLDVEPVKMLMVQQAVYPKNFMAPRHFIFMDFLCRTKSSKVKLDEREIQESKWATPEEALQEKLEEFTRNLVEKYLSEKNA, encoded by the coding sequence ATGTCTCCTAGTTCTCCGCAAAGGTATCCTGAGCCAACGGTAGGCGCGTTAATCGTCAACGACTCAGGAGAGATTCTTCTAGTCCAGTCCTACAAGTGGAATAACTTCTGGTCAGTTCCAGGCGGACATATCGAGCTCGGTGAACGGGCTGAAGAGGCTGTTAAACGTGAAGTGAAGGAGGAGGTTGGGCTTGACGTGGAGCCGGTTAAGATGCTTATGGTTCAGCAGGCTGTTTACCCTAAGAACTTCATGGCGCCAAGACACTTTATCTTCATGGACTTTCTCTGCCGCACAAAGTCAAGCAAAGTGAAGCTTGATGAACGCGAGATTCAGGAAAGCAAATGGGCCACGCCTGAAGAGGCTCTTCAGGAGAAACTCGAAGAGTTCACCAGAAATCTCGTAGAGAAATACCTCTCAGAGAAAAACGCTTGA
- a CDS encoding secondary thiamine-phosphate synthase enzyme YjbQ encodes MRVVSEELHLDTEGEGDVIDVTPDLTGLLDATGLKNGLLTVFVSGSTAAVTTIEFEPGLKEDLKKALNRLIPDSIPYEHDKTWSDGNGHSHIRASMIGPSLTIPFKDRRLTLGTWQQVVLVEMDIRSRSRQLIIQIIGE; translated from the coding sequence TTGAGGGTTGTTTCAGAGGAGCTTCACTTGGACACCGAAGGTGAAGGTGACGTGATCGACGTTACGCCCGATTTAACCGGGCTTCTTGACGCAACGGGTCTAAAAAACGGGCTTCTCACCGTGTTCGTATCAGGCTCCACCGCAGCGGTAACGACAATAGAATTTGAGCCGGGGCTAAAGGAAGACCTGAAGAAAGCGTTGAACCGCTTGATCCCCGACAGTATTCCCTACGAGCATGATAAAACTTGGAGCGACGGAAACGGGCACAGCCACATCAGAGCCTCCATGATCGGCCCGAGCCTAACGATACCTTTCAAAGACAGGCGTCTCACCCTCGGAACCTGGCAGCAGGTAGTCCTAGTCGAAATGGACATCCGCAGCAGATCACGCCAACTCATCATCCAAATCATAGGCGAGTAA
- a CDS encoding cysteine hydrolase has translation MVQTGKPVFWDADTQYDFIYPDGKLYMKGADELIPNFERLTRYARKNRVQVLGSVDYHSLDNEEISDHPDFKATFPPHCLKGTPGQAKIDATKPKNPLWVNPVERGEYLEDKVRSHDGEIYFRKNALDIFSNPNVDRVLDVVKPSKIILYGVALDICDAYTIEGLLQREYTVYLVTDAVKPISAEKGEALMNRWKKRGVKMIKTVDIVEGGLLAEPPTTTTMTAIG, from the coding sequence ATGGTACAGACAGGTAAACCTGTGTTCTGGGACGCGGATACGCAGTACGACTTCATCTACCCTGACGGGAAACTCTACATGAAGGGTGCTGATGAACTCATACCTAACTTTGAACGGTTAACCAGGTATGCTCGCAAGAACAGGGTTCAGGTGCTCGGCTCAGTTGACTACCACTCTCTAGATAATGAGGAAATCTCAGATCACCCAGATTTCAAAGCCACCTTTCCTCCTCACTGCTTGAAAGGTACACCGGGTCAAGCAAAGATTGACGCTACGAAGCCTAAGAACCCTTTATGGGTCAACCCGGTAGAACGCGGAGAATACCTGGAGGATAAAGTGCGATCCCACGACGGAGAAATATACTTCCGAAAAAACGCGCTTGACATCTTCTCAAACCCGAATGTAGACAGAGTGCTTGACGTCGTGAAACCTTCCAAAATCATTCTATACGGCGTTGCCCTCGACATCTGCGACGCCTACACAATCGAGGGACTGCTTCAACGAGAATATACAGTATATCTGGTCACTGATGCTGTAAAACCTATAAGCGCGGAAAAAGGCGAGGCGCTTATGAACCGGTGGAAGAAGAGAGGCGTCAAAATGATAAAAACCGTAGACATCGTCGAAGGCGGCTTACTAGCCGAGCCACCCACTACGACGACTATGACTGCCATTGGTTGA
- the tsaA gene encoding tRNA (N6-threonylcarbamoyladenosine(37)-N6)-methyltransferase TrmO produces the protein MVERRGEVFFIGEVESVDDEGVSTIRVFDEFCDGLYRIQTYSHIIVLYWFHRRDSREQRLVLRVTPKMHPGAPEIGVFTSRSPNRPNPIGLCVTELVSVERCRLQVKGLDAEVGSPIVDIKPYLPRADAVPEARMPDYMRHGQST, from the coding sequence ATGGTTGAAAGGCGTGGAGAGGTGTTTTTCATCGGCGAGGTTGAATCTGTTGATGATGAAGGGGTTTCGACTATACGTGTGTTTGATGAGTTCTGTGATGGGCTTTACCGGATTCAAACCTATTCGCATATTATTGTTCTCTACTGGTTCCATCGTCGAGACAGCAGGGAGCAGCGTTTAGTCCTCAGGGTCACCCCTAAGATGCACCCCGGCGCCCCTGAGATCGGGGTCTTTACTTCCCGGAGCCCGAATCGACCTAATCCCATAGGCTTATGTGTAACTGAGCTTGTCTCCGTGGAGAGATGCCGGCTTCAGGTGAAAGGTTTGGATGCGGAGGTAGGTTCTCCGATAGTCGACATAAAGCCGTATCTTCCAAGGGCGGATGCGGTGCCGGAAGCCCGTATGCCCGATTATATGCGTCACGGCCAATCCACGTAG
- a CDS encoding 50S ribosomal protein L44e: MKMPKQLRTYCSKCKKHTVHTISIYKKGKERKTAEGARRHAEDKKGYGGKKFPELKRTAKTTKKQTLKLKCKDCGYTIMKPGIRLRKLEIAQ, encoded by the coding sequence ATGAAGATGCCAAAGCAGCTCAGAACATATTGCAGCAAGTGCAAGAAGCACACTGTCCACACCATCTCTATCTATAAGAAAGGAAAGGAGCGAAAAACAGCTGAAGGCGCAAGACGCCACGCTGAGGATAAGAAAGGCTACGGTGGCAAAAAGTTCCCTGAGCTAAAAAGAACAGCTAAAACCACAAAGAAGCAGACTCTAAAGCTAAAGTGTAAAGACTGCGGGTACACAATCATGAAGCCCGGTATCCGGCTGCGAAAGCTAGAAATTGCGCAGTAA
- the cofE gene encoding coenzyme F420-0:L-glutamate ligase, translating to MKKEGKKLSLEFIPVFIGRKDDRFDYPRVIIDAVKSSGEELRDNDVLAVSSKFISMAKGMLVDLSKVEVSEKAQRLAEKLGMDQRIAELVIREADAILGGVPGFALALKNGVIAPNAGIDKSNAPAGYAILYSKDPFGDAEALRKKILQELGKRVGIVVTDSRLMPLRMGTTGIAIAVAGFEPLKDERGHKDLFGNVLRVTRRALADQIAAGIQLLMGEADESRPVVIVRASSSAPWTLTDKSMSAADLTVPPDQCIYMRGLPERNFKF from the coding sequence GTGAAGAAGGAGGGTAAGAAGCTGAGTCTTGAGTTCATTCCCGTCTTTATCGGGAGGAAGGATGACCGCTTCGATTATCCACGTGTCATTATCGATGCTGTGAAGAGTTCGGGTGAAGAGCTGCGGGACAACGATGTCTTAGCTGTCTCCAGCAAATTCATCTCTATGGCTAAAGGGATGCTGGTTGATCTCAGCAAAGTCGAGGTCAGTGAGAAGGCTCAGAGGCTAGCTGAAAAACTGGGTATGGATCAGAGGATCGCGGAGCTCGTTATCAGGGAAGCTGACGCTATCCTCGGAGGCGTCCCAGGCTTCGCATTAGCTTTGAAGAACGGTGTAATCGCACCTAACGCCGGTATAGACAAGTCGAATGCACCTGCAGGATACGCTATACTCTACTCTAAAGACCCATTCGGAGACGCTGAGGCGCTGCGGAAGAAGATTCTTCAGGAGCTAGGTAAACGAGTAGGCATTGTGGTGACTGACAGCAGACTGATGCCTTTGAGAATGGGGACAACAGGAATCGCGATCGCCGTAGCCGGCTTCGAGCCATTGAAGGATGAGCGTGGACATAAAGACCTGTTCGGAAACGTTCTACGCGTAACAAGGCGAGCATTAGCGGACCAGATCGCAGCGGGCATCCAACTGCTGATGGGTGAGGCGGATGAGAGCCGCCCAGTCGTCATTGTAAGAGCGTCGAGCAGTGCACCTTGGACCCTAACTGACAAATCTATGAGCGCTGCGGACTTGACTGTTCCACCGGATCAATGCATCTATATGCGCGGTCTCCCTGAACGAAACTTCAAATTCTAG